The following are encoded together in the Leptospira langatensis genome:
- a CDS encoding acyl-CoA dehydrogenase family protein: MVENNYFLQNEDLFQHFESLIDWEEIVNAFELGFLDKQEYDKTGKEEFALAPSSKEEALEFYKSVLESAGELAGKEIAPIAQKMDLEGLKYKDGKVEFPQAMIDAVNKVKEAGILPYSIGRKHGGLGLPCTVQAMLMEIFSRADGSLAIALGCMNLAETIERFGSEEMVENFVPKMAAGELCGAMALTEPNYGSDLPNLQTKAIKGEDGVWRITGAKRFITHGCGFADKPSIILTLARTGTPTSGARGLSFFLVRSEDVQIAGIEKKMGLHCSPTCEVVYENTPGILIGEEGYGLVKYSMAMMNGARLSIAGQAMGIGMAAYGEAKKYAEEREQFGKKIQNIPAVRKMLELMDREILAMRSILQEASRSIDLYHWKSERWKEQGMDEREIKKDEGIKKWEKLANLFTPLSKYYITEQANRIAFDALQIHGGSGYTYDYDISRIYRDVRITNIYEGTTQLQVVAAIGGIVTGLGTKGLLRQYLDEEMGSFSPSTELVEIREKLEISHALYASLENGENKDEVAFELVESATRTIIGVVLERSLLKLNGASKEKRASLVRAYHLDSLALLEYNRIRIENKRSKVLA, encoded by the coding sequence ATGGTAGAAAATAATTACTTCCTCCAAAACGAAGACTTATTCCAGCATTTCGAATCCTTAATAGACTGGGAAGAGATCGTAAATGCCTTCGAACTTGGGTTCTTGGACAAACAAGAATACGACAAGACCGGCAAAGAAGAATTCGCATTGGCTCCGAGTAGCAAAGAAGAAGCATTAGAATTTTATAAATCTGTATTGGAGTCCGCTGGAGAGCTCGCGGGAAAGGAGATCGCGCCCATAGCCCAGAAAATGGATCTGGAAGGATTGAAATACAAGGATGGAAAAGTTGAATTCCCGCAAGCAATGATAGACGCAGTGAATAAGGTGAAAGAAGCAGGCATCCTTCCCTATTCTATTGGACGTAAACATGGCGGATTAGGACTCCCTTGTACGGTGCAGGCAATGCTCATGGAGATCTTTTCGAGAGCCGACGGTTCTCTCGCAATCGCCCTAGGTTGCATGAACTTAGCGGAAACGATAGAAAGGTTCGGCTCCGAAGAAATGGTAGAGAACTTCGTCCCTAAAATGGCCGCTGGAGAACTCTGCGGAGCCATGGCCTTAACAGAACCGAATTACGGATCGGATCTACCCAACCTGCAAACAAAAGCAATCAAGGGAGAAGACGGAGTCTGGCGGATCACAGGAGCCAAAAGATTCATCACTCACGGATGCGGGTTCGCGGACAAACCTTCTATCATTCTGACCTTAGCGAGGACAGGAACGCCCACCAGCGGAGCAAGAGGACTCTCCTTCTTCTTAGTGAGAAGCGAGGATGTGCAGATCGCAGGAATAGAGAAGAAGATGGGACTACACTGTTCTCCTACCTGCGAGGTAGTCTACGAAAACACACCAGGTATCCTCATCGGTGAAGAAGGATACGGACTAGTCAAATATTCCATGGCAATGATGAATGGAGCAAGACTTTCCATCGCGGGCCAGGCAATGGGAATCGGAATGGCCGCTTACGGAGAGGCCAAGAAATACGCGGAAGAAAGAGAGCAGTTCGGTAAGAAGATCCAAAATATTCCCGCAGTTCGCAAGATGCTCGAACTCATGGACAGAGAGATCTTAGCGATGCGTTCCATTCTACAAGAAGCATCCAGATCGATAGACCTGTACCATTGGAAATCGGAAAGATGGAAAGAACAGGGAATGGACGAAAGAGAGATCAAAAAAGACGAGGGGATCAAGAAATGGGAGAAGTTAGCAAACCTTTTCACCCCTCTTTCCAAATACTATATTACGGAACAAGCAAATAGGATCGCGTTCGACGCTCTGCAGATCCATGGAGGTTCCGGTTATACCTATGACTATGATATTTCTAGGATCTATAGGGATGTCCGGATCACGAATATTTACGAAGGGACCACTCAATTGCAAGTAGTGGCAGCGATCGGCGGAATCGTAACCGGCTTAGGGACCAAAGGCCTCCTAAGACAATATTTAGACGAAGAAATGGGTTCCTTCTCCCCAAGCACGGAACTCGTTGAGATCAGAGAGAAATTAGAAATATCTCATGCACTCTATGCTTCCCTAGAGAACGGAGAGAATAAGGATGAGGTTGCGTTCGAGCTGGTAGAGTCTGCAACAAGAACGATCATCGGCGTTGTATTAGAAAGAAGTCTTTTAAAACTGAACGGAGCCTCAAAGGAAAAGAGAGCAAGCTTAGTAAGAGCCTATCATCTAGACAGCCTGGCCTTATTAGAATACAATCGGATCCGGATAGAAAATAAGAGATCGAAAGTCTTAGCCTAA